The genomic region CAGGGACAGGGCTCCAGGGCTTTTGGCCATCCCTGTGGTAATGCTCTCCTTGCCAGGGCTGTAGTGCAGGTGCTGACCTTAATTCAACTGACAGCAAAAACATGCGAGTTCCCAAGAATGTGGCACATAAGCTAGGGTTAAAGGCTGTACCCTGCTGGGGTACTCCAACCCCAGTGATGGCAGCTCGTTAGGAGCAGCGTAATAGCCCTGCAATCAGTCTTCATACTGGAGTTTGTTCTTGGTAAAATGATTGTGCCTCTGTTTGACCTTGATCTCAGCTGATGCTGTCTGTAGTTTGCTCCCCAGGTAACTATAAAACCGGTTTATTTGACCGGTTTACTTTGCCCAAGGAAATGCTGATGTTTGCTGCTAGTGGCTCAGCAGCAGAATTCTCTGAATCTGACATATTTTATCTCGTCTTTGTTTTAGGCAGCAAGTGAAGAGATGAGTTTGTTATTGGCTGTGGGAATCTTCAGTCTGGGCTCTGCCATGCTGTCATCTTGCAAGCAGAAAGGTGTCACGTGAATTCTGGAGCTACAGAAGTAATTATTTCTTACTGTACTCAAAAACATTGAGGAAAGCCTCCTGAAATCTAGATCTGGATCTCTGAAGCTGTTTAATGGCATGTAAATTACCTTATGGATAAGGAGGAATATGATTGTTTGCCTGTAGGGTTAAAGGGTTGAAATTCTAACAAAAGGTATTATGACAGCTACAAACCCCTAAGACTTGCTCCCTAGAACAAAGCAGATATAATCCAAGAATGCCAAAGGAGTCAGGAGAGAGGTGTGTAGTAATATCAGAGAATCTAGTTGGGGAGAGAAatgagattcctgctttgaagAGTTAACAGATGCTAGTTGGAAGTGAGAGTGAAGAACAGTGTGCTCAGTTGCCATCCCTACTGGCACTTAgatacactggtgtgctggaatGTATTCCAAAGGGTAAGGTGACCATGGCAGTGAACTTTACCTCTAGAGAGAGAATTGCTATCTGGGGATTGAATGTAACAAGGGGCCTGTGTTTTTGAGCCCAGAGaaagctgccttttttctttttttttaacttgctctTGGCTATTCTGGATCTGTTCTGCACATAACTGTTTAAAACAAGATTTTATGTTGATTTATTGAAGTGCATCTCTTGAGACAAATTTAACAAATCCCCTTTGATTGAAATCTGGAAAAATGCACCAGTCTTATCACAGGTAGAAAACTGTTTGCTGGCATAATGATGATGACTCTTTGCCGTTTACCCAACTGAATTTTGTGATGAGCAATGTTGTATCTGAAGTGCCAGTAACTAGCAGGATTGTTCGAGTTTGATTTGCTACCATCATTTCTGATTTATTTACTCTTTAAAAGGTGCTATGACATCAGGTGACCTTTTCTGCTGTCTTCAAGCCCTGTGTATGCACATACAGTAGATTTCATCCACTCCTAGAAGTATGAGTGTTAAAGAAGGTAAGTTGTTTTTTCACTGTGATACTACAGTATTCAGGCTCCAGTGAGCTGCACTGGTAGCTGGTGGTATTTGCTGCTGTCTCAAGCTGTGCCACATTACATCAGCTGGACTGCTGACTGGTTGTGCTGTCCTTTACATGTGGTGCTGCTACTGGTCTTTAATTTGTGCTTAAAATATCACAGCAGAAGCTGGGGAGAGGCAAGGATCAAAAGTTGtgctaattttgcctttttttttttttaggatataCCTTCCTTAATATGGCTTGTCAAAAATAGTTATTTGTAAAGGAATTCTATTTAAGTCTATCCTAGAAGTAATTTTGCTGGCATAATGATGATATCTTTGCCGTTTACCCATCTGACTGGTTTTTGATGTGTACCTTTTAATCTGAAATGCCAGTTAAGTTAATAACTTAGTATAAGATTGATTAAGCATACAGAAAACttactttgattttttattttttttgtttttagcttGAAAACAGTCTGAAATGTGGAGTTCTAATGCACTTGGAAATGTTTTCGTggcccttcttgctcctcagaagTACTGCTTGATTCAATAGTAAGGCAGAAGAGTAGGTGTTAAGTGAAATGTGTGAATAAGCCTCGAATGAAGTTCAGGTGAGAGTGTTACTCCAGAAAGGGAAATGACTTTGTGGACACTCTTAGAACTTGATATGAATATTTAAATGTACTGAATAAATTGAACAAAATCTAATAAATCGATGGTCAAAACATGTAGTAAACTTATGTTTTCTTGTCTAAATGAGTGTTTACAATGTTAGTGGTGGCAGTCCCAAAGCAATGTGTGTACAAAAATGCAAGATTTGATTCAATTTCCAGTGACTCTAGGGTTTTTGCATCTATGTGAGCAGTAGCACCACGATCCTGCTGGATGACATCCTGGGTAGGAGGCACACCAAGCCTCCCATATTCAGCTTGTCCAGATTTGACAGGAAGCCTCTATAATTTttatgctgcctttttttttttttttttaatgcagatctCTTGGATATAAAACTTGCTCAGTGTTATGTCTGCTGCCATATTCTTACTAGGAGGATAAAATACAGGGAAGTCCGTAGTTGGAGAAGCATGATGCATCTCAGACACCTCATCTTCTACACACCACTCTTTACACTTGTTTTTGCAGTGAGGTAAAGTCAAACTTACTGAGCTGTCTACCTATcaagtaatcttttttttttgtcttttcactttACTGCAGGGTTCTACTATCCCTTGTAGCCTATGTAAAGTAATGTGGAAGAACTCTGTGGGTTGTTTGTTGATTGTGGTATGTGGTTCTTCTGGTATgttgtagtgttttgtttttttctctccggATTGCAGGGCCACACCAGAAACCTGGTCTAATATTATGTTGCTGTTATGTAAAACTGAGAACATTAAACAGTATGGTGGTACTTTTATACCTTCTAAAATTTATAGAACATGAGTCATAATTTAAGAAAGTTGGCTTACACTGGAAAGTTTTAATGTACTTAAAACTATTTATCCCTCATTGggtgaaacattttaaaagaacaagaagaaaaactgCAGAGTTCATGTAGTTGAAATGAAACACTAGAAGTTAAACTCCTGGTTTAATTGTTAGTTGTAGTCTTATTAAAAACCTTGCTTTACTCCTGTAACTGAACTGTGGATGAACAGTGGTAGCCAGGAAGATAAGTTCAGGTTGTGGCTTTATTCTGAAAGCCTCCTTGGTTGAAGACATCACTTCTTGACTTCAAACAGCACTGTCAGAAAACTTGTAATTGAATCCTGTCAGCTGTGCTTTATTCCTTAGCAAAATGGTACTGAACTGTCTTATAAAAGTAATAAAACCCTTATTAGTTGTGTATTTCTAATTGCAGTCTCTCAAAAAGCTAAAGTAGAAGCTTCAGGCATTACTTACTGAGTGGAGTTTTTACTCTTCATTAGGGTTAATGTGAATTCCTGGGCCATATGCAGCAATAAACTTCAGTAGCTGCTGGTGACACTGCATGAGGTAACTATCTCTCTGTTGCAAGGAGTTTTCATCACTGAGGTCAAATGGAAATACAGGATTTGGTGCAATGCATAATGCAGACTTGCctaaggaaagacaaaaaaaaaaaaaaaaatcaatatttttgccAAAAGACTTTATAATCTTGCCAGGACTTTGAAGGAAAAGCGTCTGTGACACAGATTAAAATTGTAACATATAAGATTGCATTACCAAGTGTTAACATCATAATTCTTGACTCACTACCAAATTTGTGTACACATGTGACTGTGATGCtagataaacaacaaaaaaatcctcaaCCCTTGTCTTCTGTTTCCCCAGGGAGGGTAATCTGTCTTCAGTTTAACCTGGGCCTGAAATAAGCCAGCATAAAGGATGGAGGTGCAGTGTGGGCCTGCAGCTTAATCATGTACATCACTGAGGCTCTCTGCCTTCTCTTCCACTGTCCTCCACAGTGGAAATTCTGGACTTTGATTTGAAATGACAATTACTTCAAACAATTGATATAAACCTTCTGTCAAATAGACAAAGTATTGACACTGTTACCAAGACTAAAGACTGAGTTATGTTATTTACCATGTTTTAGAGTAAGAGATGATTCAAGTAACAAGATGGCAATCAATGCATCTTCCTCAAGTACTTTGTTTCTCAAACTTAGTTTAGTGTGAGCCTTAGACAGTGAAATCCTAAAAGATGAATATAAGCatatcagaaataaaaaatagtGCACACATGAATGCAGTATGTATTGCCATGTTTAAAACACTTTTGTAAATTGAAAGTTAACATTTGAGTGTTTGTTTCTATACTTAAGCTGTGTAAACGTCCCACAAATACTGTGCAGTTGTACTTGTCACTAACAAAGTATGTATTATTGTGTGACTTTCTTGTGTTATGAAAGTTGTAGAACTTGGCATATTAtctaaagacttttttttacCTGCACAACACAAAGCTATGATAATTTAAatcagttttctgtttttctagatAGCTTCAGCAGTGataattgttttttaaatcacTGGGTTTGCCTgacaaagttctttttttttttccccaacatcaATATATAAATTAAATGGTATTCATAAATAGTCAATAAGATTATGCTTGAGCTTTTAAAAACTTAAGTGTCAtgtctattttttatttaacaagcTCTTGAGCAGGTTAGGAGAATTTGTATTTGCAACATAGATGTGTTTACTTTAAAAAGTAGGACATACAAAATTTTTAGCGCAGATGCTGATAATGTTGAACCATTAAGAGAATCTCTTCTCACTCTGCGACTTGCAAGATAGTAGCCCTGAATGAGGTTTTCTGCTTCTGAGCTCAGTTCAACATGAAGATTCCTAGCAAACAAAATAAACTAGAGAGAGGGTACACATTTTAAATacttaaccagaaaaaaaaaaaattattttccgcACATTTTAACATACCACTGCCACAGTAATAACAGTTTGGACAATAAATTCTACCAGTAGTTTTTAAAGAAATAGCTGTCACTATTCAGTTATGCATAAGGATAGATCTCAGATACTAAACAGAATCACCCATTAATTATACTAGAAATATTGACAGTTTGTTTAGAATGGAATGTTAACTTTTACTACTGATTATAAACTTGTCAAAAGTAGGTATTGGAGACCTGTTCTCACATGAATGTTAACCTATGCTTTTCAGAAACAATATTGAATTGAATTTATGATGTTAGCTCTTTTAAAGAGCTGAAGCTAATGTATCAATGATCCTATTAGCACTAGTGGGAGTATGGTGGGGGGGAATGGGTAGGATTTAAAAATAAGCAACGTGAATGTGTGAAGAGAACCTTCTGATTCCAGCAATAGTATGAAATTCCCAAGTATAATGCATTTCTAAATGCTTGGGCAGTATCTGTTACCTCCTCAAAATCCTGCATTTGGAACTGCTGTGAGACTTTGTACAGCATGGCTTCAGGATTGATAGCTTTTTTCAAGATATGATGCACAAGAGGAGAAGACGGTCGACACGAAGGAAACTCATTGTATATCAGAAGCCCAAAAACATCTAGAAGATTAGGTGGAATCAAACTCACATCCTAAAGAAAAGatccagaaaaacaaaatcattatttcagctttttgatTTGTAGAAACATTGCAGTTTTTTCAATCTGAAATATTCAATATCCATATATACCGAGTCCTGAAAGACAAATTACCTGTAATATATGCAGTAAAATTCTGTTTCAATAGTAGTTGTCAAAAGCTACTCTGAATAATAAATGATACCTACTTCTGGGAAAGCTAGCTCATTTTAGAAGGTACCTGATTTGAAGTCACTTAAGTTGTGACTTTTTGGGAAATACTAACAAAATtgattgttttcattattttgtacGTTGAAATAACTATCAACACAAATGACTGCTATAGTACAGTTACTGTCATAACAAGGCATGTGCTTTACCATCTGTCCAATTAAAAAGTTTTCCTTTTGTATATGTTTCTTTGAAGAAGAATCCACGTCTACAAAAGACCAAAAATTGGTTTGAACTGAAATAGTGACTTGTTGGTCAGCCTCTTCTCCATACTTCTTCCCAGGAATGAATACTGTTGTCATTCTGCTTTCCAGCACTAGGATAGGACAAAATATGTCAATTCTGTAATTGGTGTAGTTTAACTATAATTTCTAGTCCCACACATGTGACCTGAAACCAGTCGCTATCGTGTATTTAATAGAATTGTCAACATCAATGGATCTCTGTAGTGGAGCCTGTGTAGTATATGTAAGCTTATAGGACCTtggcttttttgttcttttcttagaCACATTAAAAATAGCATTATAGATTTTTCACAGCATTTGAGGGCCATGAGCTGAGGAACAAACCTAGCCATGAATTtgtatgttggttttgttgtgtccCCTCATTTGTTAGCATGTATGAGATTACCGGACTGTAGAAGTTCAAGCTTATCCTTTTTGTATGAAGATAAGTCTCCTATGTAACAGACACCACCCTTAGCCAGGACAGCACTGCAAGCTTGGATACTGGCACTTCCAGTTCCGTGTTTATCTTTggacacagaaggaaaaatgtcACTAGAAGGTGGGTGTCGTATGCCACGAGGCAGAAGACATAGGCTGTAATTCAGAAGCCTAGGGGATTAAATAATTTTCAGTCATAAATTGTTAAATTATTCAGTTTTTCAAAACAATACTACACTTAATACTGTATAATGGTATTTGTATTTATTAATACTCActtagaaacaacaacaacaagccctAACATAAAACCAgtgtcaaaacaaaacatttaagtATTCTCTCCAAAAGCTGCCAAGCGGACTGTATTTCTTATGGATTTAACATGAGGCAATTTGTGGTTTGTAATAGAACTCACTCCTAGGAAGTCAAAGAAGTCGCATAATTTAACTCCATATTATTAACTCCTATTCCTATTGTAGAGAAACTTTTCCAGTGATTTACAAGGGTACAGGATTTGCAATCCTGGCCATTTGGGAAAAATGAAAAGGCTGGGAATGTGCAAGCTCTGCCTGCCTGGGTTACCCTCCCGTTCCCTCTCAGATTCTTTTGGAGCAAGCAGGTGTagaaatttctttttcatctgctgTACTATGTTTCTTGGCACAAAGAGTTTGCAAATTGTCTGTCTGGTTCCACAATCAAAGGCtcctaatgattttaaaatgccAGAGCATAATTTATCCTGCTATTAATAACTGAGATAAAATTGATTAATGAGAATAAATAGGCTATCATACCAATATAAATAATGATGTACGAAATGCCTATTTTGACAGGCTGCTGACAAATACTATGTGCACATGCAAGACAGTACAAATGACAGTACTGACCAAGATTTACAGTGTGCAACTGTTTTAATATTAAGCAGATGTTTTGATGCTCAAAATACTCGGAGTTCCTATGACTTCTCTCATGAAATCTTTCTCAACCTGGGGAAGAAAACCCCGCAGCCCACACTATTTTCAACTTTGAACTAATTTCTACAGCTCCATTTTGAAATGGTTAAGAAAGTATTTTTCCCCAACTAAAAAATACTAACAAATTTGTTGAAGAACtgtcaaatgaaaataaaattcatgCCACTCTCATAGatctttttcaaaaataaagaaagaagccCTGTTTTCAGTTGGGGAAGGATAAAGGAATTTTGTTTAAATTAATGTAAATTTAAAGCTGACCATATCATAATTTTTCACAGTGTATGCAAAAATGTGTTAAGAGCTTATAATTATGTGAAGGGGTAAATACATAAGATGCAGACatacagaaaaacatttttctaaaGGTAGCAACAGCCAGATTTATGACCTACATGTAAAGATGCATGTGACTTTTGATACTTTATCAGTATAGCTTTTATGAAAAAGAGTGACATAAATGTATCTATTTACACATCACTTATTAACCAAAAATGCCATTATTAATAGGTGGGAAGTGGTGATGAAAAAGCTCAAGATTTGAAAAGTAGAACCATTTGCTTTTATTATATCAACACCAGCTTCTGGGACAGTCTTCAGTTTTAGAAGAACGTTTTGTTTGAGCTCTGCTAAACAGTGCTAGTGTTAAAATCTTATTGAGAACATTATGAGGGCATTAACGGGTTTTATTATTAGTGAAGTTGTGACCCAGATTTATCACTTGAAAAAAATAAGTGTATTTGGGTATTTTTACTAAGTTGAGGCCCTGcatattcttttaaaatacagtctcTTTAACCTTTCATGTAAGGCCAATCCTATTATCTTTAAAAATACTCATGTTTTTAATTCTAATTTACGTGAAGAATAAGGAATCTTTACCTATCAATTACTAGTGTGTCGCTTGTCACAATCAACAGATCCAGAtaatctgcattttctttttcacatgtCTGTACTAGGCTCAGCAGTATTGTGAGTTTGAGAGTATTGCAAGTGCCTGGTGGGACAACTTGAGAAGCAAAGATATTGGCAAGGATGGCTGTAAACTTCCAGCATGAGGTTGATGTCAGTGAGAGCAGATACTTAAAATTGTCACCGACAAAAGAAGGACCTAAATATAACAAAGTACAGGTTAACAAACACTTCATATGAGAGCTATGCAGATATATTAGAATAAGTCATCATTCTAGTCTCGATACAAAACTTACAAAGAACAAATGTTTATGTGTTGAGCACAAATTCAGAATGTAAACATCTGACACTATTAATTTTACTAAAAAGGTAGCAGCATGTCCTGCTAAAACTGATGCAATAAGAAACTAATAACAAACTGAAATATCACTTTCATTTAATGTATAATTTCAAACTACCTTTCAAAAGATAGGAAAAGTTGGAAACAGAAGTTGAAAAACTGAAGGAAAGAATTATGTAGCTTTTCAATGCATGGAAATGGGGCAAAAGGTGATATTCTCAAAGACCAGTAAGCATACATTGCAGACTACAAGGAAGTGGTTTTGTAATCTGGACCTCTAGGTCATAGATACCTGTACCACTTCTCATAATTTTGTTCTAGAAGGTTTTCCAACTTTTAAAGTCAATTTTTAATGGAACTCTTTTACCATTTGGTTTGCAGAGCTGTACACTATTGACTTCTATACATGCTGTAGCTTGTAAGCCATTTTGCACACAAGCTGGGATTCCTATAATCTTGTAGTGGTTTCCTATCTTCATTTTATTGACCAGTTCATCtagaaattttgaaaaaaaaaaaagagagtggtGATGAGAGGAATCTGAAGATGTGTTAGGGTGTAAAGACAGTTTTAAAGGTATGATCAGAAAACTTAAAATTGAACTATTCAGAATGTTATTATTTAATTGCAGAAAACAACAGTTGGGTGCCAGGTTCACTGTAATGGACTAGAATAAAATGATGCATACAATTCTAATTAGTTAGTGCAAAAGGTAAGGAAGACACAGTGGGTGAGGAAAGGCAGATTCCTGATTAAGAGATAAAAAAGGATAATGCATTTAGTTCTGCATTGACAAGAAAATGAATAGTTGTTTGCAAGTATGCATTCCTACTCTGAAACTTGTGGTTACACCACTATTAGTTACTGTCCTATAAAATGTCAAAGAAGTAAAACCACAATAAAAAGGAAATCCAGTAGCTTTGTGAAccatctttaattaaaaaaaaaaaaaaaaaaatcactttttttttttttttttaaatgagagttAGGTCCAACCAAATACAAGTCTCAGCTCTAAGACCCTGTCCAATCCCATGAGTCACTGAAGCCCGTGGAAATTTAATGCATGCAAAACTCGCAATATCTGACCCACAAATTGTGTTTTATAACAATACACGCACAGCATCAGTTTTTAAGTGTATCTCACAATCTTGGAGCTATTTAGTTTTCCAGAAATGGACAATATAATTCCATAGACTTTTGGAATaatgttggtttgggggtttggttgttgttttacgAGAACTAATGGAAGTATGTTGGTGAGTTGTGATTCTAGTTGGATATTCTCATTAGAAATCGTTTAATGATTGCAGTGGTAAGTAGCGGTAGTAGAAGCCAAAAGTCCTGATGGAATGCAGAAAACAGCTAGACTGAGGGTGTTAAAACGCATGCAGTTAGTGCGAAACAGTATGGACAAAGGaagtagaaagcagaaaaaaaaacccatctaCAGTTAGTATGTGATACTGTGAAGCTGGTCAGGAGATTTTATTTATATGAAGGTACAGAAGTGAACATAACAGTTTTGCCATGTGTACTCTTCAATCACCTGTGTATACTGTTTAGTCAtctaattttatgtattttcacCCCTAACTTTATTGAAGAACTGCAATATAAGTTATTACTTTCATTTTATCCAGAGAAATGGACCTATAAGGAAAATGCAAGTGAATATTACAGTTCAATTCTAAAACATTTAACAAATCTCCAAAATTCAGCTTACCTCTCAAGAAAACTGTAAACGTCTGAATCATAAAATGTGATTTATCGTTGGAATATCCTTTCAAAGCATTAAGAACTTTTGCATCAATCATTTCAACTATTTGCTTATCTTTCAAAGTAAAGGCAAATAAAAGGTTAGTTCCTTTGAAAACAgtacagttcctttttttttttttttccttttaaatgactAGTACATTTCAGGGCTTTTTCCACTTGACCATCTTACTTATTAAGTAACACAAGTAGGAAACTAACAGatctaaaaataaaaccacatagATCCTACCACCAAGTACTCTATATTTCATGTCTTCCTGCAGTGGTGAAGAACACAAGCTACACACAAAATCATTCCTCACTGTGGCAGATTCTGTAGCTCCAGGCAGATGCACTCTTATATAGCTAaaccctaaaaagaaaaaaacaaaaagtcaagGAGGAGATGCCTTTCATTTTAAATTTCCCATTATGAAGAGACTAAAATACTGGACAGTGAAATTCCAAATTTATCATGCATTTATTCGTATGAGCAGCTTGTTGGTATACTGTGGTTCCACTAAAACGA from Patagioenas fasciata isolate bPatFas1 chromosome 2, bPatFas1.hap1, whole genome shotgun sequence harbors:
- the MCMDC2 gene encoding minichromosome maintenance domain-containing protein 2 → MHHEIQKMREISLVYLDRSGGLQKFVHDCKKYNDSKQSYAVYRFIISINPSDITELDAALGNCILHNPIQAAQIFQSVCFIAIKTLSLIEQLQTEAQVSILLKPTHLPPLPSYVLSLSAFPFNYTSQRFYMSEGIATAMGTVTKYTQGARFLCTEETCPFSEGFSYIRVHLPGATESATVRNDFVCSLCSSPLQEDMKYRVLGDKQIVEMIDAKVLNALKGYSNDKSHFMIQTFTVFLRDELVNKMKIGNHYKIIGIPACVQNGLQATACIEVNSVQLCKPNGPSFVGDNFKYLLSLTSTSCWKFTAILANIFASQVVPPGTCNTLKLTILLSLVQTCEKENADYLDLLIVTSDTLVIDRLLNYSLCLLPRGIRHPPSSDIFPSVSKDKHGTGSASIQACSAVLAKGGVCYIGDLSSYKKDKLELLQSVLESRMTTVFIPGKKYGEEADQQVTISVQTNFWSFVDVDSSSKKHIQKENFLIGQMDVSLIPPNLLDVFGLLIYNEFPSCRPSSPLVHHILKKAINPEAMLYKVSQQFQMQDFEEFILFARNLHVELSSEAENLIQGYYLASRRVRRDSLNGSTLSASALKILISLSKAHTKLSLRNKVLEEDALIAILLLESSLTLKHGKSALCIAPNPVFPFDLSDENSLQQRDSYLMQCHQQLLKFIAAYGPGIHINPNEE